One region of Mangifera indica cultivar Alphonso chromosome 3, CATAS_Mindica_2.1, whole genome shotgun sequence genomic DNA includes:
- the LOC123212103 gene encoding U-box domain-containing protein 19-like: MIKSSDQINRRILSFPAVHPCEDISPGILLGSLITLAHSICNYQSNIFATQRRNARETIRQIGILLIFFEEIRDRALTLPDSVVLCFSELHFTFQKVQFLMEDCTREGSKLWILMKSQFIAAQFRVLIRGISTALDILPLNLVDVCGEVKELIELVAKQSRKAKFELDQDDERAMKRVLAILKYFEKGIQPDLDFIKWVFDYLDIRSWSDCHNEIKFMEEVITTQCSDFEEKEVPFLSSLVGFMSYCRVVIFETLDYRNHDQTEVRCNLESLSCLNPEDFRCPISLELMTDPVTISTGQTYDRASIQRWLKAGNMMCPKTGEKLKNTELVPNAALKKLIQQFCADNGISLCKTSRQSRDITRTILPGSPPAAEAIKFLSKFLARRLFFGTNEEKNKAAYEIRLLAKSNIFNRSCLIEAGTIPPLLSLLSSSDRSVQLEENAIAALLKLSKHASGKKVIVENGGLKVILAVLKSGLGLEAQQIAAATLFYLSSVNGYRKLIGETPEAIPALVELIKDGTIWGKKNAVVTMFGLLLYPRNHERVLAAGTVQVLVDILASSYNAELITDSLAVIAALAESTEGAVTILQTSAMAVIMGLLQSLTSRRGKEYCVSILLSLCSNGGKEVIAILAKDSSLMPSLYSLTTDGSSHASRKARSLIKILHKFYETNSWGLMGSGVQHERPVHVR, from the coding sequence ATGATTAAAAGTTCAGATCAAATCAATCGCCGGATTTTGTCGTTTCCGGCGGTTCACCCTTGCGAGGATATTTCTCCGGGTATCCTTCTCGGTTCTTTAATAACTCTTGCTCATAGCATATGCAATTACCAATCTAACATATTTGCAACTCAGCGAAGAAATGCCCGTGAAACTATTCGCCAGATAGGAATTCTTTTGATATTCTTCGAGGAGATTCGTGACCGTGCGTTGACTCTTCCGGATTCAGTTGTTCTTTGCTTCTCTGAGCTTCACTTTACCTTTCAAAAAGTTCAATTCTTGATGGAAGATTGCACGAGAGAAGGCTCTAAGCTATGGATTCTAATGAAGTCTCAGTTTATTGCTGCTCAATTTCGTGTATTAATCCGGGGAATCTCTACGGCCCTGGATATTTTACCACTGAATTTAGTAGATGTTTGTGGGGAAGTTAAGGAATTAATCGAGTTGGTAGCCAAGCAATCGAGGAAGGCAAAATTTGAGCTTGACCAAGATGATGAGCGAGCCATGAAACGAGTTCTTgcaatattgaaatattttgagAAGGGCATCCAGCCTGATTTGGATTTCATCAAGTGGGTTTTTGATTATCTTGATATTAGAAGCTGGAGTGATTGTCACAATGAAATCAAGTTCATGGAAGAAGTTATAACCACGCAGTGCTCCGATTTTGAAGAGAAAGAGGTCCCCTTTTTAAGTAGTTTAGTGGGGTTCATGAGCTATTGTAGAGTAGTTATTTTCGAAACTCTGGATTACAGGAATCATGATCAAACTGAAGTGAGGTGCAATTTGGAGAGCCTTAGTTGCTTGAATCCTGAGGACTTCCGGTGTCCGATTTCTCTCGAGTTAATGACTGATCCTGTGACAATATCTACAGGACAGACTTATGATCGAGCTTCGATTCAGAGGTGGCTCAAAGCAGGGAATATGATGTGTCCCAAAACAGGGGAGAAGCTAAAAAACACAGAGTTGGTCCCCAATGCAGCTCTGAAGAAACTTATCCAACAGTTTTGTGCAGACAACGGCATTTCGCTTTGCAAAACCAGTAGACAGAGTCGTGATATAACGAGGACGATTCTTCCGGGTAGTCCTCCGGCCGCCGAAGCTATAAAATTTCTGTCAAAATTTCTTGCAAGAAGGCTGTTTTTTGGAACaaatgaagagaaaaacaaGGCTGCCTATGAAATTCGTTTGTTGGCGAAATCAAACATTTTCAATAGGTCTTGTTTGATTGAAGCAGGCACAATCCCACCTCTGTTATCTCTTTTATCTTCGTCCGATCGGTCTGTACAACTAGAAGAGAATGCAATAGCTGCTTTATTGAAGCTCTCAAAGCACGCTAGTGGCAAGAAAGTGATAGTTGAAAATGGAGGATTGAAAGTGATACTTGCAGTGCTCAAATCAGGCTTAGGGTTGGAAGCACAGCAGATAGCAGCCgctacattattttatttgtcttCCGTCAATGGGTATCGAAAGTTGATCGGAGAAACACCGGAGGCAATCCCAGCTCTTGTTGAGCTTATCAAAGATGGTACAATTTGGGGAAAGAAGAATGCAGTGGTTACAATGTTCGGGCTGCTATTGTATCCCAGAAACCATGAAAGAGTGCTCGCCGCTGGCACTGTCCAAGTGCTCGTTGATATTCTTGCATCCTCATATAATGCCGAGCTTATCACAGATTCACTAGCAGTCATTGCAGCTTTAGCTGAGAGTACGGAAGGAGCAGTCACAATTCTTCAGACTTCAGCCATGGCTGTAATTATGGGGCTATTACAATCGCTAACATCTCGAAGAGGGAAGGAGTATTGTGTCTCGATACTGCTGTCCTTATGCAGCAATGGCGGTAAAGAGGTGATAGCAATACTAGCCAAGGATTCTTCACTGATGCCTTCACTATATTCGCTTACAACAGATGGCTCATCTCATGCAAGCAGAAAGGCACGGTCGCTCATCAAAATTCTGCATAAATTCTACGAAACAAACTCTTGGGGTTTGATGGGTTCTGGAGTTCAACATGAACGACCGGTTCATGTCAGGTAG